One genomic segment of Salminus brasiliensis chromosome 6, fSalBra1.hap2, whole genome shotgun sequence includes these proteins:
- the plcxd3 gene encoding PI-PLC X domain-containing protein 3 — translation MASSQGKAELRHADWMATLPENLHTVPLTNLAIPGSHDSFSFYIDEASPVGPEQPETVQNFVSVFGTVAKKLMRKWLATQTMNFSSQLEAGIRFFDLRISTKPRDPDNELYFAHGLFSATVREGLEQISTFLASHAREVVFLDFNHFYGVQNLHHEKLVQMLRTVFGDRLCPVVFAQEVSLKYLWEKEYQVLVFYHNPMALEVPFLWPGQMMPAPWANTTDPDKLIQFLQASVTDRRRKGTFFVSQMVLTPKASTVMKGVASGLRETITERALPGMMQWIRSQRPGESGVNIITADFVELGDFISAVITLNYYLGDDEENAT, via the exons ATGGCCTCCTCTCAGGGGAAAGCGGAACTGCGGCACGCGGACTGGATGGCCACCTTACCGGAGAACCTGCACACGGTTCCGCTCACCAATCTCGCCATACCGG GATCCCACGACTCCTTCAGCTTCTACATCGATGAGGCGTCCCCGGTGGGTCCTGAACAGCCAGAGACTGTCCAGAACTTCGTCTCTGTGTTCGGCACGGTGGCTAAAAAGCTGATGAGGAAGTGGCTGGCCACGCAGACCATGAACTTCTCCAGCCAGCTGGAGGCGGGGATCCGCTTCTTCGACCTCCGCATCTCCACCAAACCCCGAGATCCTGATAACGAGCTTTATTTCGCCCATGGTCTCTTCAGTGCCACCGTGCGCGAGggtctggagcagatcagcacgTTCCTGGCCTCTCACGCCCGCGAGGTGGTCTTCCTGGACTTCAATCACTTCTACGGCGTTCAGAATCTGCACCACGAGAAGCTGGTCCAGATGCTGAGAACCGTGTTCGGGGACCGGCTGTGCCCTGTGGTTTTCGCTCAGGAGGTCAGTCTGAAGTACCTGTGGGAGAAGGAGTACCAGGTGCTGGTCTTCTACCACAACCCAATGGCCCTGGAGGTGCCCTTCCTGTGGCCTGGCCAGATGATGCCCGCCCCCTGGGCCAACACCACCGACCCAGACAAGCTCATCCAGTTCCTCCAGGCCTCGGTGACGGACCGCAGACGCAAAGGAACCTTCTTCGTGTCCCAGATGGTCCTGACGCCCAAAGCGAGCACGGTCATGAAGGGAGTCGCCAGCGGACTGAGGGAGACCATCACAGAGAG agCTCTCCCGGGAATGATGCAGTGGATCCGTTCCCAGCGGCCGGGCGAGAGCGGAGTGAACATCATCACAGCCGACTTCGTGGAGCTGGGCGATTTCATCAGCGCCGTCATCACCCTCAACTACTACCTGGGCGACGACGAGGAGAACGCCACCTGA